A single window of Streptomyces sp. NBC_00464 DNA harbors:
- a CDS encoding SDR family NAD(P)-dependent oxidoreductase — MRLQEGQVAVVTGAASGIGLAMARRFAAEGLKVVLADVEEGALDEAAGELRAEGAKVLARPVDVSERDSVRALAEAAYDTFGAVHVLCNNAGVGSGAEGRMWEHEPNDWKWAFAVNVWGVFHGIQAFLPRMLAEGTPGHVVNTSSGDGGIAPLPTASVYAVTKSAVVTMTESLYAHLKAEGASVGASVLFPGPHMLRTGLWESHRNRPERYAKERPRRTPYRSLDQWEKAMKAGGHEVEFTPVEDVAATVVDGIRADRFWMLPDSEHSDRQIRARSQSMLDRANPSYLESFVLD, encoded by the coding sequence ATGAGGCTTCAGGAGGGACAGGTCGCCGTCGTCACGGGCGCCGCGAGCGGCATCGGCCTCGCGATGGCCCGGCGGTTCGCCGCCGAGGGGCTGAAGGTCGTGCTCGCCGACGTGGAGGAGGGCGCACTCGACGAGGCGGCCGGTGAACTGCGCGCGGAGGGCGCGAAGGTGCTGGCCCGGCCCGTCGACGTCAGCGAGCGCGACTCCGTGCGGGCGCTGGCCGAGGCCGCGTACGACACCTTCGGCGCCGTACATGTGCTGTGCAACAACGCCGGGGTCGGCTCCGGGGCCGAGGGCCGGATGTGGGAGCACGAACCCAACGACTGGAAGTGGGCCTTCGCCGTCAACGTGTGGGGCGTCTTCCACGGCATCCAGGCCTTCCTGCCGCGCATGCTGGCCGAAGGCACCCCCGGCCACGTCGTCAACACCTCGTCCGGTGACGGCGGGATCGCCCCGCTGCCCACCGCGTCCGTGTACGCGGTCACCAAGTCCGCCGTCGTCACGATGACCGAGTCGCTGTACGCCCATCTGAAGGCGGAGGGCGCGTCGGTCGGCGCCTCGGTCCTCTTCCCCGGCCCGCACATGCTGCGCACCGGACTGTGGGAGTCGCACCGCAACAGGCCCGAGCGGTACGCCAAGGAGCGCCCGCGCAGGACCCCGTACCGCAGCCTCGACCAGTGGGAGAAGGCCATGAAGGCGGGCGGCCACGAGGTGGAGTTCACGCCCGTCGAGGACGTCGCCGCGACCGTCGTGGACGGCATCCGCGCCGACCGCTTCTGGATGCTGCCGGACAGCGAGCACAGCGACCGGCAGATCCGCGCCAGGTCGCAGTCGATGCTGGACCGGGCCAACCCGTCGTATCTGGAAAGTTTCGTACTCGACTGA
- a CDS encoding VIT1/CCC1 transporter family protein gives MTDTPAHDEPHGGGLGARLNWLRAAVLGANDGVVSTAGLVVGVAGATGDRGTLLTAGLAGLLAGSMSMAAGEYVSVSTQRDSEKAALATEKRELQETPEAELAELTGLLQGKGLSREVAREAAVQLTERDALRAHAEVELGIDPDDLTNPWHAAGASFLAFTAGALLPLLAIVLPPSSVRLLVTVLSVLAALALTGWWSARLGDAAVGPAVLRNMGGGAVAMAVTYAAGQLLGAAGV, from the coding sequence ATGACGGATACCCCGGCGCACGACGAACCCCATGGCGGCGGTCTGGGCGCGCGGCTCAACTGGCTGCGCGCCGCGGTCCTCGGGGCCAACGACGGTGTGGTCTCCACCGCCGGGCTCGTCGTCGGCGTCGCCGGGGCCACCGGGGACCGCGGCACGCTGCTGACGGCGGGCCTGGCCGGGCTGCTGGCCGGGTCCATGTCGATGGCGGCGGGCGAGTACGTGTCCGTCTCCACCCAGCGCGATTCGGAGAAGGCCGCGCTGGCGACGGAGAAGCGCGAGCTACAGGAGACCCCGGAGGCGGAACTCGCCGAGCTCACCGGTCTGTTGCAGGGCAAGGGCCTGAGTCGCGAGGTGGCCCGCGAGGCCGCCGTCCAGCTCACCGAACGCGACGCGCTGCGCGCCCACGCGGAGGTCGAGCTGGGCATCGACCCGGACGACCTGACGAACCCCTGGCACGCGGCGGGCGCCAGCTTCCTGGCGTTCACGGCAGGGGCGCTGCTGCCCCTGCTGGCGATCGTGCTGCCGCCGTCGTCGGTCCGCCTCCTGGTGACCGTGCTGTCGGTGCTCGCGGCGCTGGCCCTGACGGGCTGGTGGAGCGCCCGGCTGGGCGACGCGGCGGTGGGCCCGGCGGTGCTGCGCAACATGGGCGGGGGAGCGGTGGCGATGGCCGTGACGTATGCGGCGGGGCAGCTGCTGGGGGCGGCCGGGGTCTGA
- a CDS encoding amidohydrolase family protein codes for MVTDRYTVISADCHAGADLLDYKPYLEAKHHDDFDAWAATYVNPYEDLVADTADRNWNSDRRLADLEADGIVAEVVFPNTIPPFFPSASLMAPAPSRQEYEQRWAGLRAHNRWLADFCAAAPGRRAGVAQILLNDPAEAVREVRRTKEAGLTGGILLPGAPPGSGIPELYSQVYDPLWAVCAELDVPVNHHGGSASPPLGDEPAARAVFMVETTWFSHRALWHLIFGGAFRRHPDLKLVLTEQGSGWIPGIVEMLDYYHGRLVAAATRAATAESKFGAGLSASMGARPSEVWRDNCFVGASFMRPHEVPLRDRIGLDKIMWGSDYPHDEGTAPYSREGLRIAYAGLPPAEIAAMTGGNAARVYGFDLPALDRIAATVGPTVAEIAEPLKEVPQDATSPAFAPGGSVRVW; via the coding sequence ATCGTGACCGACCGCTACACCGTCATCTCCGCCGACTGCCACGCCGGCGCCGACCTCCTGGACTACAAGCCGTACCTGGAGGCGAAGCACCACGACGACTTCGACGCCTGGGCGGCGACCTACGTCAACCCGTACGAGGACCTGGTCGCCGACACCGCCGACCGCAACTGGAACTCGGACCGCCGCCTCGCCGACCTGGAGGCGGACGGCATCGTCGCGGAGGTCGTCTTCCCCAACACCATCCCGCCCTTCTTCCCCTCCGCCTCCCTGATGGCCCCGGCGCCCTCCCGCCAGGAGTACGAACAGCGCTGGGCCGGGCTGCGCGCCCACAACCGCTGGCTCGCCGACTTCTGCGCGGCCGCCCCCGGCAGGCGGGCGGGCGTCGCCCAGATCCTCCTCAACGACCCGGCCGAAGCGGTGCGCGAGGTCCGGCGCACCAAGGAGGCGGGCCTCACCGGCGGCATCCTGCTGCCCGGCGCCCCGCCGGGCTCCGGCATCCCGGAGCTGTACTCCCAGGTGTACGACCCGCTGTGGGCGGTCTGCGCGGAGCTGGACGTACCCGTCAACCACCACGGCGGCTCCGCCTCCCCGCCGCTCGGCGACGAACCGGCGGCCCGCGCGGTCTTCATGGTCGAGACGACGTGGTTCTCGCACCGAGCGCTGTGGCACCTGATCTTCGGCGGTGCGTTCCGCCGTCACCCCGATCTGAAGCTGGTCCTCACCGAACAGGGCTCCGGCTGGATCCCGGGCATCGTGGAGATGCTCGACTACTACCACGGCCGCCTGGTCGCGGCGGCGACCCGGGCGGCCACCGCCGAGTCCAAGTTCGGCGCGGGGCTGTCGGCTTCGATGGGTGCACGCCCCAGCGAGGTCTGGCGCGACAACTGCTTCGTCGGCGCCAGCTTCATGCGCCCGCACGAGGTGCCGCTGCGCGACCGGATCGGCCTCGACAAGATCATGTGGGGCAGCGACTACCCGCACGACGAGGGCACCGCCCCGTACTCACGGGAGGGCCTGCGGATCGCGTACGCGGGACTGCCGCCGGCCGAGATCGCGGCCATGACCGGCGGAAACGCCGCCCGCGTCTACGGATTCGACCTGCCGGCGCTGGACCGTATCGCCGCCACCGTCGGCCCGACGGTGGCGGAGATCGCCGAGCCTCTGAAGGAGGTCCCGCAGGACGCGACGAGCCCCGCCTTCGCGCCGGGTGGGTCGGTGCGGGTCTGGTGA
- a CDS encoding zinc-dependent alcohol dehydrogenase family protein yields the protein MRATVIHAPHDIRVAEVPDPVIQQPTDVVLRVLRACICGSDLWAYRGESARQPGQRIGHEFLGIVEEAGSEVNGFSAGDLVVAPFVWSDGTCAYCAEGLTTSCPQGGFWGSVGSDGGQGEAVRVPFADGTLVKLPAAAASDDHLLTALLALSDVLGTGHHAAVGAGVKPGSTVAVVGDGAVGLCGVMAAKRLGAERIIALGRHQVRTDIARTFGATDVVAERGEAAVAAVRELLGGEGAHAVIEAVGTEQSMRTAVDITRDGGSIGYVGVPHGSGTGLDLGVMFDRNIALRGGVAPVRTYIPELLPDVLSGTLDPSPVFDLAIGLDEVPAGYKAMDERTALKVLIKP from the coding sequence ATGCGCGCCACCGTCATTCACGCCCCCCACGACATCCGCGTGGCCGAGGTCCCGGACCCGGTGATCCAGCAGCCCACCGACGTGGTGCTGCGGGTCCTGCGGGCCTGCATCTGCGGCAGCGACCTGTGGGCCTACCGCGGCGAGTCCGCCCGGCAGCCCGGCCAGCGCATCGGCCACGAGTTCCTGGGGATCGTCGAGGAGGCGGGCTCCGAGGTCAACGGCTTCTCCGCCGGCGACCTCGTCGTCGCCCCCTTCGTCTGGTCCGACGGCACCTGCGCCTACTGCGCCGAGGGCCTGACCACCTCCTGCCCGCAGGGCGGCTTCTGGGGCTCGGTCGGCTCCGACGGCGGGCAGGGTGAGGCCGTGCGCGTCCCGTTCGCCGACGGCACGCTGGTCAAGCTCCCGGCCGCCGCGGCATCGGACGACCACCTGCTCACCGCGCTCCTGGCCCTCTCCGACGTCCTCGGCACCGGCCACCACGCAGCCGTCGGCGCCGGTGTGAAGCCGGGCTCCACGGTCGCCGTCGTCGGTGACGGCGCCGTCGGGCTGTGCGGCGTCATGGCCGCCAAGCGGCTCGGCGCCGAGCGCATCATCGCGCTGGGCCGCCACCAGGTCCGCACCGACATCGCCCGCACCTTCGGTGCCACGGACGTCGTCGCCGAGCGCGGCGAGGCGGCCGTCGCGGCGGTACGGGAACTGCTCGGCGGCGAGGGCGCCCACGCGGTGATCGAGGCCGTCGGCACCGAGCAGTCGATGCGCACCGCTGTCGACATCACCCGTGACGGCGGCTCGATCGGCTACGTCGGCGTGCCGCACGGCAGCGGCACCGGACTGGACCTCGGCGTCATGTTCGACCGGAACATCGCCCTGCGCGGCGGGGTCGCCCCCGTCCGCACCTACATTCCGGAGCTGCTCCCCGACGTCCTGTCCGGCACGCTCGACCCGTCGCCCGTCTTCGACCTGGCCATCGGCCTCGACGAGGTTCCGGCCGGCTACAAGGCGATGGACGAGCGCACGGCGCTGAAGGTCCTCATCAAGCCGTGA
- a CDS encoding sterol desaturase family protein: MPTNLPDVVLWSIPAFVLLTVLEMALHHFHPDEEAAGYEAKDATTSITMGLGSLAFDLLWKVPIVAIYTAVYELTPLSIPVLWWTVPLMLLGQDFFYYWSHRGHHVIRILWACHVVHHSSRKFNLSTALRQPWTSLTVWPFYLPLIALGVHPAALAFCSSANLVYQFWVHTERIDKLPRPFEYVLNTPSHHRVHHASQGGYLDRNFGGILIVWDRWFGSFTAETERPVFGLTKNIDTFNPLRVATHEYAAIARDVRAAGSWSERAGRVFRGPGWQPAGAMAGRGKAATAAPARERTG; the protein is encoded by the coding sequence ATGCCGACGAACCTGCCCGATGTAGTGCTCTGGTCCATACCGGCCTTCGTCCTGCTCACCGTCCTGGAAATGGCGCTCCACCACTTCCACCCCGACGAGGAGGCCGCCGGCTACGAGGCGAAGGACGCCACCACCAGCATCACCATGGGGCTGGGCAGCCTGGCCTTCGACCTGCTGTGGAAAGTGCCCATCGTCGCGATCTACACCGCGGTGTACGAGCTGACCCCGCTCAGCATCCCCGTCCTGTGGTGGACCGTCCCCCTGATGCTGCTGGGGCAGGACTTCTTCTACTACTGGTCCCACCGCGGCCACCACGTCATCCGGATCCTCTGGGCCTGCCACGTGGTCCACCACTCCAGCCGGAAGTTCAACCTCTCCACCGCGCTGCGCCAGCCCTGGACCTCGCTGACCGTCTGGCCGTTCTACCTCCCGCTCATCGCCCTCGGCGTCCACCCGGCGGCGCTGGCCTTCTGCTCGTCGGCCAACCTCGTCTACCAGTTCTGGGTGCACACCGAGCGGATCGACAAGCTGCCCCGGCCCTTCGAGTACGTACTGAACACGCCCTCCCACCACCGGGTGCACCACGCGTCCCAGGGCGGATACCTCGACCGGAACTTCGGCGGCATCCTGATCGTGTGGGACCGGTGGTTCGGGTCCTTCACCGCGGAGACGGAGCGGCCCGTGTTCGGGCTCACCAAGAACATCGACACGTTCAACCCGCTGCGGGTCGCCACCCACGAGTACGCGGCCATCGCCCGCGACGTGCGCGCGGCGGGCAGCTGGAGCGAGCGGGCCGGGCGGGTCTTCCGCGGGCCCGGCTGGCAGCCGGCCGGGGCCATGGCGGGCCGCGGCAAGGCGGCCACTGCCGCCCCCGCGCGGGAGCGCACCGGATGA
- a CDS encoding acetoacetate decarboxylase family protein, whose translation MARVRYGARTEAEIAASREARSRLPDIWSTGVTAVWESDADAVAAVLPPPLKPSGRPLVRASISKVDLPGYPLGAGSVAVAAVHDGHEGWYPLVMPMTHERALTGGREVFGEPKKLGEVSVEREGLVVQASLARHGIAFVEIRGAVAEPLPLPAPATKLDFYFKFLPAVDGEGFEADPVLIHCTRHEKVRRLERITGDVVLRESMYDPVADLPVLRVVDLTIGEKTSDQQGRAVERVSADALLPYIHQRYDDPQQIHDGPPRGSVR comes from the coding sequence ATGGCACGTGTACGGTACGGCGCGCGCACCGAGGCCGAGATAGCGGCATCCCGTGAGGCCCGCTCCCGGCTCCCCGACATCTGGTCCACCGGCGTGACCGCGGTCTGGGAGAGCGACGCCGACGCGGTGGCGGCCGTCCTCCCCCCGCCCCTGAAACCCTCCGGGCGCCCGCTGGTGCGGGCGAGCATCAGCAAGGTCGACCTCCCCGGCTACCCCCTGGGTGCGGGCTCCGTCGCCGTCGCCGCCGTCCACGACGGGCACGAGGGCTGGTACCCGCTGGTCATGCCGATGACCCATGAGCGGGCCCTGACCGGCGGCCGTGAGGTGTTCGGCGAGCCGAAGAAGCTGGGCGAGGTGAGCGTGGAGCGCGAGGGACTCGTCGTGCAGGCCTCGCTCGCCCGCCACGGCATCGCCTTCGTCGAGATCCGCGGCGCGGTCGCCGAACCGCTTCCGCTGCCCGCACCGGCCACCAAGCTCGACTTCTACTTCAAGTTCCTGCCCGCCGTGGACGGTGAGGGCTTCGAAGCCGATCCCGTCCTGATCCACTGCACCCGCCACGAGAAGGTCCGCCGGCTGGAGCGGATCACCGGCGACGTGGTGCTGCGCGAGTCCATGTACGACCCGGTCGCCGACCTCCCCGTGCTCCGCGTCGTCGACCTCACCATCGGTGAGAAGACCAGCGACCAGCAGGGCCGGGCCGTCGAGCGGGTGAGCGCCGACGCGCTGCTGCCGTACATCCACCAGCGCTACGACGACCCGCAGCAGATCCACGACGGCCCGCCGCGAGGGAGTGTCCGATGA
- a CDS encoding DEDDh family exonuclease, producing MTMLDDRQTAAPWPTAYPQGYAVVDVETTGLARDDRIISAAVYRLDAQGNVEDHWYTLVNPQRDPGPVWIHGLTSDVLEGAPLFPEVAAQLSERLADRVLVAHNAAFDWSMLAREYARASVIAPVQQRLCTIALSKELRLPLPNHKLESLAAHFGVVQQHAHHALDDARVLAEAFRPSLHAAARGGMRLPLLECRPLTEWSDSPVTPRIGYQSSYSAQNSWRPSRKRPACPYPNPGRYEKDKPLMQGMRVAFSGDTSIDRELLEDRAVEAGLHVATSVSRLTSLLVTNDPDAATSKTAKAKSFGTPILEESAFTHLLRDVAAAKKVPAPTPSSE from the coding sequence GTGACCATGCTCGACGACCGCCAGACCGCAGCACCGTGGCCGACCGCCTACCCGCAGGGGTACGCGGTCGTCGACGTGGAGACCACCGGACTCGCACGGGACGACCGGATAATCTCCGCCGCCGTCTACCGCCTGGACGCACAGGGCAATGTCGAGGACCACTGGTACACCCTCGTCAACCCGCAGCGCGATCCCGGCCCCGTCTGGATCCACGGGCTGACCAGTGACGTGCTCGAAGGCGCCCCGCTCTTCCCGGAGGTGGCCGCCCAGCTCTCCGAGCGGCTCGCCGACCGCGTCCTCGTCGCGCACAACGCCGCCTTCGACTGGTCGATGCTCGCCCGGGAGTACGCGCGAGCATCGGTGATCGCCCCCGTCCAGCAGCGGCTGTGCACCATCGCGCTCTCCAAGGAGCTGCGGCTGCCGCTGCCCAACCACAAGCTGGAATCGCTGGCCGCGCACTTCGGTGTGGTGCAGCAGCACGCGCACCACGCGCTGGACGACGCGCGGGTGCTGGCCGAGGCGTTCCGCCCGAGCCTGCACGCGGCGGCCCGGGGCGGGATGCGGCTGCCGCTGCTGGAGTGCCGGCCGCTGACCGAGTGGTCGGACTCCCCCGTCACCCCGCGGATCGGCTACCAGTCCTCGTACAGCGCGCAGAACAGCTGGCGCCCCTCGCGCAAGCGCCCGGCCTGCCCGTATCCGAATCCGGGGCGGTACGAGAAGGACAAACCTCTCATGCAGGGCATGCGGGTGGCGTTCTCCGGGGACACCTCGATCGACCGTGAACTACTGGAGGACCGGGCGGTGGAGGCGGGGCTGCATGTGGCGACCAGCGTCTCCCGGCTGACGAGTCTGCTCGTGACCAACGACCCGGACGCGGCGACGTCGAAGACGGCGAAGGCCAAGTCGTTCGGCACCCCGATCCTGGAGGAGAGCGCCTTCACCCACCTCCTGCGGGATGTGGCCGCGGCAAAGAAGGTCCCGGCGCCGACGCCGTCATCGGAGTGA
- a CDS encoding amidohydrolase family protein, with the protein MTDDPYLIISSDCHAGLPTEEYRPYLDSRYLREFDEFLDGRDRRREEMTRLGVRNEAFADKWFHDNEEGLKGGWDATQRLKELDGDGVAAEVVFPDADAVDSRTAAPFGVGLGLSGDQDPELGMAGAQAHNRWLADFVSQHPERHCGVALLPVTGEVDRVVAEIHRAKESGLGALMIPSMWVDKAPYHDRRYDPVWAAAAEAAMPIVTHSGAAPRHEYGDHLGIYVSEVTWWPSRPLWFLLWSGAFERHPGLKFGVAESGCWWLPNLLWFMDRLYLGAHGGKKLSPFAELKRPPHEYLDRQVFICATNTKRRELAQRYEIGVGNILWGSDFPHPEGTWPNTANWLRNTFHDIPVAETRVMLGLAAAEVFGFDTDKLAPLAARIGPTPADLGQSTDQAAVEASWARSRDVGRHWLTDHDFPVLGAS; encoded by the coding sequence ATGACTGACGACCCGTATCTGATCATCTCCTCCGACTGCCACGCCGGACTGCCCACCGAGGAGTACCGGCCCTACCTCGACAGCCGCTACCTCCGCGAGTTCGACGAGTTCCTGGACGGCCGCGACCGCCGCCGCGAGGAGATGACCCGCCTCGGCGTACGCAACGAGGCCTTCGCCGACAAGTGGTTCCACGACAACGAGGAAGGGCTGAAGGGCGGCTGGGACGCCACCCAGAGGCTCAAGGAGCTCGACGGCGACGGCGTGGCCGCCGAGGTCGTCTTCCCCGACGCGGACGCCGTCGACAGCCGCACAGCCGCCCCCTTCGGGGTCGGCCTCGGCCTCTCCGGCGACCAGGACCCCGAGCTGGGCATGGCCGGCGCACAGGCCCACAACCGCTGGCTCGCCGACTTCGTCTCGCAGCACCCCGAACGCCACTGCGGCGTCGCGCTGCTGCCCGTCACCGGTGAGGTGGACCGGGTCGTCGCCGAGATCCACCGGGCGAAGGAGTCCGGCCTCGGCGCCCTGATGATCCCCTCCATGTGGGTGGACAAGGCTCCGTACCACGACCGCCGTTACGACCCCGTGTGGGCGGCCGCCGCCGAGGCCGCGATGCCGATCGTCACCCATTCCGGCGCCGCGCCCCGCCACGAGTACGGCGACCACCTCGGCATCTACGTCTCCGAGGTCACCTGGTGGCCGTCCCGCCCGCTCTGGTTCCTCCTCTGGTCGGGCGCCTTCGAGCGCCACCCCGGGCTGAAGTTCGGCGTCGCCGAGTCCGGCTGCTGGTGGCTGCCGAACCTCCTGTGGTTCATGGACCGGCTCTACCTCGGCGCCCACGGCGGCAAGAAGCTCTCCCCGTTCGCCGAACTGAAGCGCCCACCGCACGAGTACCTCGACCGCCAGGTGTTCATCTGCGCCACCAACACCAAGCGCCGCGAGCTCGCCCAGCGGTACGAGATCGGCGTCGGCAACATCCTGTGGGGAAGCGACTTCCCGCATCCCGAGGGCACCTGGCCCAACACCGCGAACTGGCTGCGCAACACCTTCCACGACATCCCCGTCGCCGAGACCCGGGTGATGCTGGGCCTCGCCGCCGCCGAGGTCTTCGGTTTCGACACGGACAAGCTCGCCCCGCTGGCGGCCCGCATCGGCCCCACCCCCGCCGACCTGGGCCAGAGCACCGACCAGGCGGCGGTCGAGGCCTCCTGGGCCCGCTCGCGGGACGTCGGCCGGCACTGGCTGACCGACCACGACTTCCCGGTTCTGGGGGCATCGTGA
- a CDS encoding TetR/AcrR family transcriptional regulator gives MARSSLTREEVLAAAAGLVRQHGPQALTMRKLAAELGTAVTSIYWHVGNRESLLDALVERTVQEMGTLRPAGRGPAARIVSVARGLRRELRARPHLIAMVHERGLTEQMFLPAQQALVHEVHSAGLRGARAADAVRAVQFHTVGFLLVERNRERSPVQSPAEGDLWSASTADDDPALARALTRPADPDRLFAASVRALVDGLLAGRGSPADGSWADRG, from the coding sequence GTGGCGCGATCGTCGCTGACCCGCGAGGAGGTCCTCGCTGCCGCTGCGGGACTCGTACGGCAGCACGGTCCGCAGGCCCTCACCATGCGCAAGCTGGCCGCCGAGCTGGGCACCGCCGTCACATCGATCTACTGGCACGTCGGCAACCGCGAGTCGCTCCTGGACGCTCTCGTCGAGCGCACCGTCCAGGAGATGGGCACCCTGCGCCCCGCCGGTCGCGGCCCGGCCGCCCGGATCGTCTCCGTGGCCCGGGGGCTGCGCCGCGAACTGCGCGCCCGCCCGCATCTGATCGCGATGGTCCACGAACGGGGGCTGACGGAACAGATGTTCCTGCCGGCCCAGCAGGCACTCGTCCACGAGGTCCACTCCGCCGGTCTGCGCGGCGCCCGGGCGGCGGACGCGGTACGGGCGGTGCAGTTCCACACCGTCGGCTTCCTGCTCGTCGAACGCAACCGGGAGCGGTCCCCCGTCCAGTCACCGGCGGAGGGCGATCTGTGGTCCGCCTCCACCGCGGACGACGATCCGGCACTGGCCCGGGCACTGACCCGGCCCGCCGACCCGGACCGCTTGTTCGCCGCCTCCGTGCGGGCCCTGGTGGACGGACTGCTGGCCGGCCGCGGAAGCCCGGCCGACGGGTCCTGGGCGGACCGGGGGTGA
- a CDS encoding SURF1 family cytochrome oxidase biogenesis protein, giving the protein MYRFLLTRQWLILALIALVMIPTMVELGFWQLHRHEHKVAQNALISHNLKARPEPVAALTSPGHVVPRSDYWRAVTATGTYDEKHEVVVRRRTATDGSIGVHVLIPFDLKGGGTVMINRGWVPSAADQHAFPDVPAVPKGEVTVTGRLKADETTSASGIKDISDLPDRQVMLINSAQQAKLLSRPVLGGYIEQTGPEPKGDTPELIEAPDDSSIGPHMAYAVQWWLFAAGVPVGYVVLARREKRDRVAAAAEAAAQADAAEPEPAKA; this is encoded by the coding sequence GTGTACCGCTTCCTGTTGACCCGGCAGTGGCTGATTCTCGCCCTCATCGCCCTCGTCATGATTCCGACGATGGTCGAGCTGGGTTTCTGGCAGCTGCACCGGCATGAGCACAAGGTCGCGCAGAACGCCCTGATCTCGCACAACCTCAAGGCGAGGCCCGAGCCGGTCGCCGCGCTCACCTCCCCGGGGCATGTCGTTCCGCGCTCCGACTACTGGCGCGCGGTGACCGCCACCGGGACGTACGACGAGAAGCACGAGGTCGTCGTACGGCGCCGCACCGCCACCGACGGCTCCATCGGCGTCCATGTGCTGATCCCGTTCGACCTCAAGGGCGGCGGCACGGTCATGATCAACCGCGGCTGGGTCCCGTCCGCCGCCGACCAGCACGCCTTCCCCGACGTACCGGCCGTACCCAAGGGCGAGGTGACCGTCACCGGGCGGCTGAAGGCCGACGAGACGACAAGCGCCAGCGGCATCAAGGACATCTCGGACCTGCCGGACCGCCAGGTGATGCTGATCAACAGCGCCCAGCAGGCGAAGCTCCTGTCCCGGCCGGTGCTCGGCGGCTACATCGAGCAGACCGGGCCGGAGCCCAAGGGCGACACCCCCGAGCTCATCGAGGCTCCCGACGACAGCTCCATCGGCCCGCACATGGCATACGCCGTGCAGTGGTGGCTGTTCGCCGCCGGTGTCCCGGTCGGCTATGTGGTGCTGGCCCGCCGTGAGAAGCGCGACCGGGTGGCGGCGGCGGCCGAGGCCGCCGCGCAGGCCGATGCGGCGGAGCCCGAGCCGGCGAAGGCCTGA
- a CDS encoding lysoplasmalogenase — MSAAPLPDDRRERWVRPLLIAFVVACVADLAGVLADSDVLHLVAKPLLMPLLAAYAFARRGPRLLIAALLCGWIGDVFLLADADLAFLVGMGGFAAGHLCYLRLFGRARGALLPGIGYAVVLTVFVVLIWDGLPAGLRVPMAGYSLLLTAMAYRSGVLGRYAATGGALFLLSDALIATGIADWPQLPAPDFWVMLTYVAAQFLLTLGVLAPGAKGAGAVLGAYRERSISI, encoded by the coding sequence ATGAGCGCCGCCCCGCTCCCCGACGACCGGCGGGAGCGTTGGGTACGTCCCCTGCTCATCGCCTTCGTCGTCGCGTGCGTCGCCGACCTCGCCGGGGTCCTCGCCGACAGCGACGTCCTCCACCTCGTCGCCAAGCCGCTGCTGATGCCGCTGCTCGCCGCGTACGCCTTCGCCCGGCGCGGGCCCCGGCTGCTGATCGCCGCCCTGCTCTGCGGCTGGATCGGCGACGTGTTCCTGCTGGCCGACGCCGACCTCGCCTTTCTCGTCGGGATGGGCGGATTCGCCGCAGGACACCTCTGCTACCTGCGGCTCTTCGGGCGGGCCCGGGGCGCCCTGCTGCCCGGCATCGGGTACGCGGTGGTCCTGACCGTCTTCGTCGTCCTGATCTGGGACGGGCTGCCGGCCGGGCTACGGGTCCCGATGGCCGGGTACAGCCTGCTGCTGACCGCCATGGCCTACCGCTCCGGCGTCCTCGGCCGGTACGCGGCCACCGGAGGCGCGCTCTTCCTGCTCTCCGACGCGCTGATCGCCACCGGCATCGCCGACTGGCCGCAGCTGCCCGCCCCCGACTTCTGGGTCATGCTCACCTACGTCGCGGCGCAGTTCCTGCTGACCCTGGGCGTGCTCGCGCCGGGGGCGAAAGGGGCCGGTGCGGTCCTCGGGGCGTACCGTGAGCGGAGTATCAGCATCTGA